DNA sequence from the Myxococcus guangdongensis genome:
GGACAGGCGCACCAGCTCGTAGATGCCCCGGCCGATGCCGCGCCATGGGAAGCCCGGGCTCTTCACCACCTGACACTTCTCGCGCAACCGGGGCGTGCCGAGCAGGTCCACGCCGTGCAGCTCGCGCAGGTAGAAGAGCGTCTGCGCCCACTCGATGTCGCGGTGCGCCGCCAGCGCCCGCTCCCCCCGTCGGCGGTGTCTCACCACCAACTGGTCGACGATGGGATGCAGCCGGCGGTCCATGCACAGGTGCGTGAAGTAGCCGGACAGCAGGGCCAGTCCCGGCTCGGTGCCCACCAGCGCGCCCGTGGCGACCAGCTCCGCCATCTTCAGGCCGAAGCCCACCGGCGCGCGCTCGTGGTACAGCCGCGAGAAGAGCGGCATCTCGCGCTCGGGCAGGAAGGCCGCGAGCCCTCCACGGACGCCCTCGCACAGGGGCAGGTCCGGCAGCGCCGCGCCGAAGCGCGCGTAAGGCAGGTCCTCCGAGAGCGCACGCACCCACTCCGGAGGCAGCTCTCCGGGGTTGGCGGCCAACCGTTCGATGGCGGTCAGATGCATCAGCAAGGTGGGCATTGCCTGACTGCTACCCAGCCCCTCGCGGCAATGCAACGCTCGAATGAAATCCAACGCTTTGCGTGCAACAGGGCGGGCGTTACAGTCCGCCGCCTTTCGTCTTCCCTCATCCGTTCAGGAGTCCATCGGCCCATGAATTTCTCCTTCGTCTCCGGCGACGCCTCCCTTGCGAATGGCGAGCTGCTCGTCATCCCGCTCTTCGAGGGTGAGCTGGGTGAGGGCGCCCCGGCGGGTCTCGCCGCGGCGGACAGCGCGCTGGAGGGCCGCCTGCGCGGCGCCGCCACCCAGGAGGGCTTCAAGGCGAAGGCGGACCAGTCCCTGGTGATGCACACCCTCGGCCGCATCCCGGCGGGCCGGGTGCTGCTGTTGGGCCTGGGCAGCCGCGCGCGCTTCCAGCCGGAGGTGCTGCGGCTGGCCGCCGGGCGCGCGGCGAAGACGGCGCAGCGGCTGAAGGTGGCCTCGCTCGTCATGGCGCTCCCCGTCACGGACGCTCAGGCGGACGCGGCGCGCGCGGTGGTGGAGGGGCTGGAGCTGGGCGCGTACAAGTTCGACAAGTACAAGTCCTCCGCGCGCGAGGAGAAGGGCGCGAAGAAGCCCGTCAAGGTGTCGCTGGTGCTGCCCGAGGGCGTGGAGAAGTCGCGCGAGCTCGAGGACGCGCTCGCGCTGGGCAAGCGCGTGGCCGAGGCGGCCAACTGGGCGCGGGACCTGGTGAACGAGCCGCCCAACGCGGTGACGCCCACGGTGCTGGCCGAGGCGGCGCGCAAGTCCGCCAAGGAGCACGGGCTCAAAATCACCATCGGCGGCCAGCGCGAAATCGAGAAGCTGCGGATGGGCATGTTCCTGGGCGTCACGGCCGGGAGCACCGAGGAGCCCCGGCTCATCCACGTGGAGTACACGCCGAAGAACGCGCGCGACGCGAAGCGGCCTCCGCTGGCGCTGGTGGGCAAGGCGATCACCTTCGACTCGGGCGGCCTGTCGCTCAAGCCCACCGAGGGCATGGTGGACATGAAGACGGACATGGCGGGCTCGGCCGCGGTGCTGGGCGCCATGCAGGTCATCGCGCAGCTCAAGCCGCCCTTCCCCGTGCACGCCTTCATCGGCGCGTGCGAGAACATGCCGGCCGGCAACGCGTACAAGCCCGGTGACATCCTCACGTCGCGGCTGGGCAAGACGGTGGAGATCACCAACACGGACGCCGAGGGCCGGCTGGTGCTGGGCGACATGCTGACGTGGGCGTGCGAGCACAAGCCGTCCGCCGTCATCGACCTGGCCACGCTCACGGGCGCGTGCATCGTCGCGCTGGGCAACTACATCGTCGGCGCCTTCGGTGACGACGACGACACCGTCAACCAGGTGCTCCAGTCCGCGCGCACCGCGGGCGAGGAGATGTGGCGCCTGCCGGTGAGCGAGCTGCAGAAGGACGCGCTGCGCTCCGAGGTCGCCGACATGAAGAACTCCGGCGAGCGCTGGGGCGGCTCCATCAACGCCGCGCTGTTCCTCAAGGAGTTCGTCGGCGACACGCCGTGGGTGCACCTGGACATCGCCGGGCCGTCCAACAGCCCCAAGGAGCGCGGCTACCTCTCCAAGGGCGGCACCGGCGTGGGCGTGCGCACCCTGGTCGAGTGGGTGCGGCTGCGCGCGCAGACGCAGGGCGACGAGGTGGCCGAGGCCCCCGCGAAGCCCGCTCGCACGACGCGCGCCGCGAAGAAGCCCGCGCGCGGCTGACACACCCGTCCGCGGTCTGCCGCGGGCCCCACGTCCCCGTGGAGCTCGCGGCGGCCACACGCGGACCGTTCAGGCGCGCGGCGCTCCGTGAGGCGCGGGTGGGCCAGGGCGCGCCTGTGTCCGGCGCGTGGGGAGCCTCCCGCCGCGCCAGGTGAAGCTCAGGGACGCGCGGCCTGGGGCACCGTCCCCGGGAGCGGCTTCTTGCGCTCGGGCAGCGGCCGGATGCCCTGGATGAGGGCCTCCACGTTCTGGATGTCACTCGCGGGCGCCAGCGCGGGCCAGGTGGCGAGCATCATCAGCACGCGGCCCGCCTGGCCCTCTCGCACCGCGACGCGGCCGTGCACGCCGTCCCCCACCTGGAAGTCGAAGCCCACCGCCTTGTCCGACAGCGCGAGCGGCACCGGGTCCGTGGTGGTGAAGCCCGGCTGCTGACGCAGGCCCTCCGCGAGCCGCTCGGCGAACTGGGTGGGGGACACCACCTCCGGCGCCACCTGGAGCACCACCTGCGCACCCGACGGTGGGTGACGCAGGACGACGGGAATCGCCAGGCCCTCCGGCGTGCGCTCGTTCGTCACGTCCAGCTGCCAGTCGTCGCTGGGGCGGATGATTTCGAACCCCAACTCCTCGTCGACGTAGGGCCCGGACACGGACGCCGTCTGCGCCGCCACCGGGGGCCCGGAGCCGCCCGTGCCCGGCTCCGTCGCCGCGTCGGCCTTCACGGCCTGGCGCGAGCCACTGCACGCCGTGCCCACCAACAGGAAACCCCACGCCAGCTTCCGCAGAACACCCATGACACGCATCCCCCGACCACCAACGCCGTGGTCGCGAACGTGGGCATGTGGCGCCTGCTAGGCCAGCCCTCCCTGCAGGGTGCGGTAGGTGTTGGACAGCCGCTCGGCCACGTCCGGGGGCAACACGTTGCGCGCGGTGAACAGCGCGTACGACACGATGGCGTCCAGCGCCTCCAGCGTCAGCGCCCGCGCCACGGCCTCGCCCCCCGAGGCCAGGTTGCCTCGCAGCCGCGTCACGTCCACCCGCCCGTCCGGCCCCAGCACCACGCCGGAGAAAGCATCCTCCAGCCCCGAGGGCGGCGCGTCGAGGAAGCCACGCATCAGGTCCACGTCCTGCCCCGCGTCGCGCAGCGCGCGGTGGATGAGCGACAACAGCAGGTTGTAGCGCTCCTCCGCGGACAACAGCTCCCAGGCCATGCCCTCCACCGCGGGCACCGGCGGCACGGGAGGCGCCGCGGGCTTCACCTGGAGGTGACCTCCCCGCACGCACTCCTCCAGCCACGTGAAGAACGTGTGCCCGCCGCTCTCGCGCACCAGCCGCAGCTCGC
Encoded proteins:
- a CDS encoding zinc dependent phospholipase C family protein, with protein sequence MPTLLMHLTAIERLAANPGELPPEWVRALSEDLPYARFGAALPDLPLCEGVRGGLAAFLPEREMPLFSRLYHERAPVGFGLKMAELVATGALVGTEPGLALLSGYFTHLCMDRRLHPIVDQLVVRHRRRGERALAAHRDIEWAQTLFYLRELHGVDLLGTPRLREKCQVVKSPGFPWRGIGRGIYELVRLSSQERVGQAPSKSDVDGWVRGLYVSGLFLSSPVGRTRALPAFARLSFQELYRNDTFDFAQEVEGALESARGVLRRLHGYMARGTFTPRTRARFLEAFPEGTLGVRAA
- a CDS encoding leucyl aminopeptidase; the protein is MNFSFVSGDASLANGELLVIPLFEGELGEGAPAGLAAADSALEGRLRGAATQEGFKAKADQSLVMHTLGRIPAGRVLLLGLGSRARFQPEVLRLAAGRAAKTAQRLKVASLVMALPVTDAQADAARAVVEGLELGAYKFDKYKSSAREEKGAKKPVKVSLVLPEGVEKSRELEDALALGKRVAEAANWARDLVNEPPNAVTPTVLAEAARKSAKEHGLKITIGGQREIEKLRMGMFLGVTAGSTEEPRLIHVEYTPKNARDAKRPPLALVGKAITFDSGGLSLKPTEGMVDMKTDMAGSAAVLGAMQVIAQLKPPFPVHAFIGACENMPAGNAYKPGDILTSRLGKTVEITNTDAEGRLVLGDMLTWACEHKPSAVIDLATLTGACIVALGNYIVGAFGDDDDTVNQVLQSARTAGEEMWRLPVSELQKDALRSEVADMKNSGERWGGSINAALFLKEFVGDTPWVHLDIAGPSNSPKERGYLSKGGTGVGVRTLVEWVRLRAQTQGDEVAEAPAKPARTTRAAKKPARG